The genomic region AATTATCATCGGAAACTGGTGAAGGCGGAGCGATCGACATATCAGAACCGGTAGCTGGTTCCATTCGTGGCACGCTGATCGTGTGAGGTCCAACGCCGAAAACATTTTCCAGTTCCTTGATGTGTTGCATCATCGCCAGCATCTCGTAGCGGTAGTCGTTCAATCCGAATAAAACGCCAATACCAACATCGTCGATACCCGCTTCCATGGCCCGGTGCATTGCGCTCACACGCCAGTCGTAGTCCATTTTTTTACCGCCAACATGCACCGTTTTATAAGTGTCGCGGTGGTAGGTTTCCTGGAACAGCTGGTAGGTCCCGATCTTTTCAGCCTTTAACGCTTTAAATTCGTCCAAAGTCAGCGGAGCCACATTCACATTCACGCGGCGGATGTTGTCGTCGTTGAAGTTTGCTTCATAAACTGAACGAACCGAATCGAGCACATATTGAAAACCTTGCTTTGGATAACTTTCTCCGGCTACCAGCAGTACCCGTTTGTGTCCTTGCTTAATCAAAGCCTCGGTTTCGCGTTTAATCTCTTGCTGGTTCAGTGCACGCCGAACAATAGCCTTATTCTTTACCCGGAAGGCACAGTAGGTACATTCGTTGGCGCAGAGGTTTGTGATGTAAAGCGGGGCGAACATCACCAGACGTTTGCCGTAGATGGTGTCTTTGATGTGGTTCGCAGTTTCGAACAGTTCTGCAAGCTGTTTGGGCTCGCTGATTCCCATCAAAACAGCAACATCTTCCAGTGAGAGTCCTTTCATCTCGCGTGCTTTTGCCAGCACTTCCTGTATTTGAGCGACATCCGGTTTTGCGTATTTCTCGAGAATGTCGTTTATGATTTGATCGTTGATGAAGGTATTTTGTGACGCAGTCATAGTGAATTGATTTACTTTTTGGATAATGCTGATTTGACCTGAACACCGGGAATAGACCCCAGGCGGCCGGTTAATTTTCCGAGCTCATCGGTGGAGCTGTCGACAACTAAAGTGATGACGGAATTTTCGCCTTTGATGTGAGGAATGCCTGTTCTGGCCAGGATGATCGCGGCATTTTGAGACAGGATTTCGTTGACCTTCGGAGCAGAGTGCTCGCGGTCTTCCAAAATAATTCCCACAAAACCCAACCTTTTTTCGGTGTTCATGATCTTTGGTTTTTGCGGGAAGCGGAAAAGCATAAATCTGCCGAAATTTGACAAACTCAGTATCAATCACTAATCAATTTCAACGCTTTCCCTTGAAGTCAGTCTGGTGACCTTCCCGCAGGTTGCGCGACAAAATTACAATTCTTTTGAGTGGAGCGGCTATTTTTTTAATGAAAAATGCGAGGTGAGTGAAAATTTAAGCTCTGTAAATCAGATGAATATGTCCGTTATTTCGGTTTTGATTCGAGTATCTTCAGTGCCTTCACAATCATCTCTTCCAAAACACTTGTATCGATGTCGGCCAGTTTGTTGAAATACAGGCAAGCTTTACCGGTTTTGTGTTTACCGAGTCGTTCCAGTTCGTCGGAAAGATCATTTGCTGCGTCGCAACTCATGAGGTAAACCGAGAAATTTTGTTTGCGCGGTGAAAAGCCAATCTGAAACCAGTTGCCTTCGCGACCGCTGGCATATTTGTAATGGTAAGTTCCAAAGCCAACAATACTTTCTCCCCACATGGTCGGTTCCAGGCCGCTGAGGCGTTTCATCATTTCCAGCAATTTGAAGCTGTCGTCTCGTTTTTTGGTAGGTTCTACTTTCTGTAAAAATGCTTCCACCGATTGATCATTTGCTTTGGTTTTCAATTCAGCCATTCGTTTTCTTTTCTGAAACAAGCTGTATGGGAACAAGTTTACGTTCTCTATAACATCTCTAATTGATTATCTTCGCAGCGTGAAAAAGTTTGAAGACATTTTAGCGCAGAACGACTTTAGTCGCGACGATTTGGTTCGCCTGTTGGAGGCGGAAGGTGCAGAACGAACGGCTTTGTTCTCGGCTGCAGCTGCCCGAAAGGAAGCAGTGGTAGGGAAGAAAGTGTATTTTCGCGGCTTGGTCGAGTTTTCAAATGAGTGCTCGAAAGACTGTCTGTATTGCGGAATCCGGCACAGCAACAGCAAAGTAGTGCGCTACGAAGCCGCGGACGAAGATATTTTGGCAGCCTGCCGTTTTGCCTGGGAGAATAAATTCGGATCGGTAGTGCTGCAATCGGGTGAATTGTCTTCTACAAATTTCATTAACCGCGTCGATTATTTGGTGAAGCAAATCAAAGCTTTGTCGAATGGCGGTTTGGGAATTACGCTGTCGTGCGGCGAGCAAACTCGCGAAACCTACGAGCGCTGGTTCGAAAGTGGCGCCCACCGATATTTGCTCCGTATTGAAAGCTCAACTCGGGAATTGTATCAGAAGATTCACCCGAACAACGATCACCATTCGTTTGAAAAAAGACTGGAATGCCTGCGCTTGTTGAAGGAATGTGGCTACCAGGTTGGCACAGGTGTAATGATTGGTCTGCCATTTCAAACTACGGAAAACCTTGCAGACGACTTACTGTTTCTGAAAAGCATTGATGTTGATATGGTTGGGATGGGGCCGTACATTGAGCATGAAGATACTCCGCTGTACGAGTTTCGCCACCTGATAAAAAGTAAACAAGAGCGTTTTGATTTGGCTCTGCGCATGGTTGCCACGCTGCGGCTTTTGATGCCTGATATTAATATTGCCGCCGCTACAGCTTTGCAGGCAATTGATCCGGCGGGGCGCGAGAAAGCAGTGAAAATTGGAGCCAACATTATTATGCCCAACCTGACGCCGAGTGCTTTCCGCAAAGACTATCAACTTTACGAGGATAAACCCTGTTTGGACGAAGATGCCGATCAGTGCCGAAATTGCCTGGAAGCCCGGATTGAATTGGCCGGGAGTGAGATTGGCTATGGCGAATGGGGCGACTCAAAACACTTTGAACGCCGAAAGATCTAATCTTCCCGTTCCGAATGCGGTTAATTCATTCCTTTAGGTCTCTACCAAAGCGTTTCAGGATCAGGTTTATTGGAAAGCTCGTGTTGCAGCAACCATTTTTTACGCCACAGACCGCCGGCGTAACCTACCAACTTGTTATTGGCGCCAATTACCCGGTGGCAGGGTATGATAATCGCGATCGGATTTTTTGAGTTTGCTCCGCCAACGGCCCGAACCAGATTTTTGTCCCCCAATATTAGCGATAGTTCGCTGTAACTGGTTAAATGTCCGTAGGGGATGTGTTCCAGTTCCTGCCATACTTTTTGTTGAAAATCGGTACCCGAAGGATGCAACGGTAATTCGAACTCGAAACGAGTGCCGGCAAAATAATCATCCAGCTGTTCAGTTATCATTTTTTGAAGGTCCGGGTTGAAATGATCTGTTGTGTATTCCTTATCACAAAACAGGACAGAACTGATTTGGT from Mangrovibacterium diazotrophicum harbors:
- a CDS encoding methylated-DNA--[protein]-cysteine S-methyltransferase, whose protein sequence is MEERFTYYSPIGPLCIETKDDQISSVLFCDKEYTTDHFNPDLQKMITEQLDDYFAGTRFEFELPLHPSGTDFQQKVWQELEHIPYGHLTSYSELSLILGDKNLVRAVGGANSKNPIAIIIPCHRVIGANNKLVGYAGGLWRKKWLLQHELSNKPDPETLW
- a CDS encoding DUF1801 domain-containing protein, coding for MAELKTKANDQSVEAFLQKVEPTKKRDDSFKLLEMMKRLSGLEPTMWGESIVGFGTYHYKYASGREGNWFQIGFSPRKQNFSVYLMSCDAANDLSDELERLGKHKTGKACLYFNKLADIDTSVLEEMIVKALKILESKPK
- the hydG gene encoding [FeFe] hydrogenase H-cluster radical SAM maturase HydG, giving the protein MTASQNTFINDQIINDILEKYAKPDVAQIQEVLAKAREMKGLSLEDVAVLMGISEPKQLAELFETANHIKDTIYGKRLVMFAPLYITNLCANECTYCAFRVKNKAIVRRALNQQEIKRETEALIKQGHKRVLLVAGESYPKQGFQYVLDSVRSVYEANFNDDNIRRVNVNVAPLTLDEFKALKAEKIGTYQLFQETYHRDTYKTVHVGGKKMDYDWRVSAMHRAMEAGIDDVGIGVLFGLNDYRYEMLAMMQHIKELENVFGVGPHTISVPRMEPATGSDMSIAPPSPVSDDNFRRIVAILRCAVPYTGIIMSTRESGQMRRDTFALGVSQISAGSRTNPGGYEEEDDISGQFSLGDHRPMDEVIRDVAQMGYVPSFCTGCYRLGRTGQDFMDLAKPGAIKAHCGPNALSSFMEYLNHYASPETYKIGVELVERTIAELEGLPAERARKLVDRVNNGQSDVYC
- a CDS encoding TM1266 family iron-only hydrogenase system putative regulator; amino-acid sequence: MNTEKRLGFVGIILEDREHSAPKVNEILSQNAAIILARTGIPHIKGENSVITLVVDSSTDELGKLTGRLGSIPGVQVKSALSKK
- the hydE gene encoding [FeFe] hydrogenase H-cluster radical SAM maturase HydE, with the translated sequence MKKFEDILAQNDFSRDDLVRLLEAEGAERTALFSAAAARKEAVVGKKVYFRGLVEFSNECSKDCLYCGIRHSNSKVVRYEAADEDILAACRFAWENKFGSVVLQSGELSSTNFINRVDYLVKQIKALSNGGLGITLSCGEQTRETYERWFESGAHRYLLRIESSTRELYQKIHPNNDHHSFEKRLECLRLLKECGYQVGTGVMIGLPFQTTENLADDLLFLKSIDVDMVGMGPYIEHEDTPLYEFRHLIKSKQERFDLALRMVATLRLLMPDINIAAATALQAIDPAGREKAVKIGANIIMPNLTPSAFRKDYQLYEDKPCLDEDADQCRNCLEARIELAGSEIGYGEWGDSKHFERRKI